A genomic window from Zootoca vivipara chromosome Z, rZooViv1.1, whole genome shotgun sequence includes:
- the LOC118084110 gene encoding negative elongation factor B, giving the protein MFAGLQDLGVANGEDLKETLTNCTEPLKAIEQFQTENGILLPTLQSALPFLDLHGTPRLEFHQSVFDELREKLLERVSAIASEGKAEERYKKLEDLLEKSFPLVKAPSIQPVVMCVMKHLPKVPEKKLKLVMADKDLYKACAVEVKRQIWQDNQALFGDEVSPLLKQYILEKENALFSCDLSVLHNFFSPTPKMRRQGEVAQKLTQMIGKNVKLYDMVLQFLRTLFLRTRNVHYCTLRAELLMSLHDLDISEICSVDPCHKFTWCLDACIRERFVDNKRARELQGFLDGVKKGQEQVLGDLSMILCDPFAINTLALSTIRHLQELIGQDMLPRESPDLLLLLRMLTLGQGAWDMIDSQIFKEPRMEVDLITRFLPLLMSFVVDDYTFTVDQKLPSEDKGPAPYPTAIPEVFPKFMQEHRIACEIGLYYVLHITKQRNKNALLRLLPTLGETFNELAFSDIFLHLFTSNLTLLGDEFAQEEFCTSLFDDFFLPTCLRKENVHRHILRLLLHLHHKVTPAKLESLQKSLEPPKQSGEALKELYNQLSEKLELRKPSPVQGATETPSVDLPLPAAAPPTSL; this is encoded by the exons ACAGAAAATGGCATCCTCCTGCCCACTCTTCAGTCCGCCCTGCCATTCCTGGACCTCCACGGCACCCCCAGGCTTGAGTTCCACCAGTCTGTGTTTGACGAGCTGAGGGAGAAGCTGCTGGAGAGGGTCTCGGCCATCGCCTCCGAAGGAAAGGCTGAAGAAAG GTACAAGAAGCTAGAAGACCTCCTGGAGAAGAGCTTTCCCTTGGTCAAGGCGCCATCAATCCAACCTGTGGTGATGTGTGTCATGAAACACCTGCCCAAG GTGCCAGAAAAGAAGCTGAAGTTGGTGATGGCTGACAAGGACCTCTACAAAGCATGTGCCGTGGAGGTGAAGCGTCAGATTTGGCAGGATAACCAGGCCCTGTTTGGTGATGAGGTGTCCCCTCTGCTGAAGCAGTACATCCTGGAGAAGGAGAATGCCTTGTTCAGCTGTGACCTCTCTGTCCTGCACAACTTCTTCAGCCCTACTCCAAAAATGAGGCGCCAGGGAGAG GTGGCCCAGAAGCTCACCCAGATGATCGGGAAGAACGTGAAACTCTACGACATGGTGCTGCAGTTCCTTCGGACCTTGTTCCTGCGGACACGCAATGTCCATTACTGCACGTTGCGGGCAGAGCTCCTGATGTCGCTGCATGACCTAGATATCAGCGAGATCTGCTCGGTTGACCCCTGTCACAAG TTCACCTGGTGCCTGGATGCTTGCATTAGAGAGAGGTTTGTGGACAACAAGCGGGCTAGAGAGCTACAAGGCTTCCTCGACGGAGTGAAGAAAGGACAAGAGCAAGTCCTGGG GGATTTATCCATGATACTGTGTGATCCATTTGCCATCAACACCTTGGCTCTGAGCACCATCCGCCACCTGCAAGAACTGATTGGGCAGGATATGTTACCCAGG GAAAGCCctgatcttctgcttctcctgaGGATGTTGACACTGGGACAGGGAGCCTGGGACATGATTGACAGTCAGATATTTAAGGAACCCAGAATG GAAGTAGACTTGATTACCAGGTTCCTACCACTGTTGATGAGTTTCGTGGTGGATGACTATACATTCACCGTCGATCAGAAGCTGCCTTCGGAAGACAAGGGCCCAGCACCTTACCCCACCGCAATCCCAGAAGTATTTCCCAA ATTTATGCAAGAGCACCGGATCGCCTGCGAGATTGGGCTCTACTACGTGCTTCACATCACTAAGCAGAGGAATAAGAATGCTCTTCTCCGGCTGCTCCCCACCCTTG GGGAGACATTCAATGAGCTGGCCTTCAGTGACATCTTCCTGCACCTGTTCACCAGCAACCTCACCCTCCTCGGCGATGAGTTCGCTCAAGAGGAGTTCTGCACTAGCCTTTTTGACgacttcttcctccccacctgcttGAG GAAGGAGAATGTACATAGACACATCCTGAGGCTCCTGCTTCACCTCCACCACAAGGTGACACCTGCCAAGTTGGAGTCCCTGCAGAAGTCACTGGAGCCTCCCAAGCAG AGTGGAGAAGCTTTGAAGGAGCTTTACAACCAGCTCAGCGAAAAACTGGAACTCCGCAAGCCCAGCCCTGTCCAAGGCGCCACCGAAACCCCAAGTGTGGACTTGCCCCTGCCAGCAGCGGCCCCGCCAACCTCACTCTAG